Proteins encoded by one window of Salarias fasciatus chromosome 1, fSalaFa1.1, whole genome shotgun sequence:
- the lrrc4cb gene encoding leucine-rich repeat-containing protein 4C, with protein MLNTMISSLQRQTMRGRRLKGALSNPLFVLLLALQILVVAGLVRAQTCPSVCSCSNQFSKVICTRRSLRDVPDGISTNTRYLNLQDNLIQVIKVDSFKHLRHLEILQLSKNHIRSIEIGAFNGLASLNTLELFDNRLTTIPNGAFEYLSKLKELWLRNNPIESIPSYAFNRVPSLRRLDLGELKRLSYISDGAFKDLSNLRYLNLGMCNLKEIPNILPLIRLEELEMSGNQLSVVKPSSFTGLVNLQKLWMMHAQIQTIERNSFDDLQSLVELNLAHNNLTFLPHDLFTPLHRLERVHLHHNPWNCNCDILWLSWWLKETVPANTSCCARCHTPTVFKGRYIGELDHSYFQCDVPVIVEPPSDLNVTEGMGAELKCRTSSLTSISWLTPNGSLVTHGAYKVRLSVLNDGTLNFTSVTMQDTGTYTCMVSNTAGNISASAVLNVTSVENSGVTYFTTVTVETIETPGDDSQTPHPPFSWVSSSTTKGTPVSTRTTERTYTIPVLDVDGGVLNGLDEVMKTTKIIIGCFVAITLMAAVLLVIFYKMRKQHNQQDPDGPASSMEVITVEEELAGVAAMERHLSLPPLEHYNHYNTYKSTYHHPPMLSTIHSSATQEPLLIQACSKDNVQETQI; from the coding sequence ATGCTGAACACAATGATCTCCTCCCTCCAGCGCCAGACAATGAGAGGTCGTAGGCTCAAGGGGGCGCTGTCCAACCCCCTCTTTGTGCTGCTCTTGGCCCTTCAGATCCTGGTGGTGGCTGGGTTGGTTCGTGCTCAGACCTGTCCTTCGGTTTGCTCATGCAGTAACCAGTTCAGCAAAGTCATATGTACCCGCCGCAGCCTACGAGACGTCCCGGATGGCATTTCCACCAACACACGCTACCTGAATCTCCAGGATAACCTAATTCAGGTCATCAAGGTGGACAGTTTCAAGCATCTGCGCCATCTGGAGATCCTGCAACTGAGCAAAAATCACATTCGCAGCATTGAAATTGGCGCTTTCAATGGGTTGGCCAGTCTCAACACGTTGGAGCTTTTTGATAATCGGCTCACGACAATCCCCAATGGAGCATTCGAGTACTTGTCCAAGCTGAAGGAATTGTGGTTACGCAACAACCCTATTGAAAGTATACCATCTTATGCCTTCAACCGAGTCCCATCGCTTCGAAGGCTGGATCTGGGCGAGCTGAAACGTCTCTCCTACATTTCTGATGGCGCTTTCAAGGATTTAAGCAACCTGCGCTATCTGAACCTGGGAATGTGCAACCTCAAGGAGATACCCAACATTTTACCTTTGATTCGGCTCGAAGAGCTTGAAATGTCAGGTAaccagctttctgttgtcaagCCGAGCTCATTTACAGGGTTAGTTAACCTCCAGAAGCTGTGGATGATGCATGCCCAGATCCAAACTATTGAGAGGAATTCCTTTGATGACCTTCAGTCACTGGTAGAGCTCAACCTGGCTCACAACAACCTTACCTTCCTACCACATGACCTCTTCACACCGCTGCATCGCCTGGAGAGAGTCCACCTCCATCACAACCCTTGGAACTGCAACTGTGATAttctgtggctcagctggtggctAAAGGAAACAGTACCTGCCAATACTAGCTGCTGTGCACGTTGCCATACTCCTACAGTCTTTAAGGGTCGCTACATTGGAGAACTGGACCATAGCTACTTCCAGTGTGATGTTCCTGTAATTGTGGAGCCACCCAGTGACTTAAATGTGACAGAAGGCATGGGCGCCGAGCTGAAATGTCGTACAAGCTCactgacctccatcagctggcTTACACCAAATGGCTCACTGGTGACACATGGGGCTTATAAGGTTCGTTTGTCCGTGCTCAATGATGGGACACTGAACTTTACAAGCGTCACGATGCAGGACACCGGGACTTACACTTGTATGGTAAGCAACACAGCAGGCAACATTTCGGCCTCGGCAGTGCTTAACGTCACTTCCGTGGAAAACAGCGGGGTGACTTATTTTACCACGGTCACAGTGGAGACCATTGAAACACCAGGGGATGACAGTCAAACGCCACATCCCCCATTCAGTTGGGTGTCATCCTCAACAACGAAAGGTACTCCTGTCTCAACACGGACCACAGAGCGGACTTACACTATTCCAGTTCTTGACGTGGATGGAGGAGTCCTCAATGGCCTGGACGAGGTGATGAAAACCACCAAGATCATCATTGGCTGCTTTGTGGCCATCACACTAATGGCTGCTGTTTTGCTGGTAATTTTCTACAAGATGAGGAAGCAGCATAACCAGCAGGATCCTGATGGTCCTGCCTCCTCCATGGAGGTCATCACCGTTGAAGAAGAACTTGCAGGTGTCGCTGCTATGGAGAGACACCTTTCGCTGCCCCCTCTGGAGCACTACAACCACTACAACACTTACAAGAGCACTTACCACCACCCTCCTATGCTCAGTACCATACACAGCTCAGCTACACAGGAACCTTTACTGATTCAAGCCTGCTCAAAAGACAATGTACAAGAGACCCAAATCTGA